A window of Pan paniscus chromosome 10, NHGRI_mPanPan1-v2.0_pri, whole genome shotgun sequence contains these coding sequences:
- the MFSD5 gene encoding molybdate-anion transporter isoform X2, translating into MLVTAYLAFVGLLASCLGLELSRCRAKPPGRACSNPSFLRFQLDFYQVYFLALAADWLQAPYLYKLYQHYYFLEGQIAILYVCGLASTVLFGLVASSLVDWLGRKNSCVLFSLTYSLCCLTKLSQDYFVLLVGRALGGLSTALLFSAFEAWYIHEHVERHDFPAEWIPATFARAAFWNHVLAVVAGVAAEAVASWIGLGPVAPFVAAIPLLALAGALALRNWGENYDRQRAFSRTCAGGLRCLLSDRRVLLLGTIQALFESVIFIFVFLWTPVLDPHGAPLGIIFSSFMAASLLGSSLYRIATSKRYHLQPMHLLSLAVLIVVFSLFMLTFSTSPGQESPVESFIAFLLIELACGLYFPSMSFLRRKVIPETEQAGVLNWFRVPLHLLACLGLLVLHDSDRKTGTRNMFSICSAVMVMALLAVVGLFTVVRHDAELRVPSPTEEPYAPEL; encoded by the coding sequence ATGCTGGTGACTGCCTACCTTGCTTTTGTAGGcctcctggcctcctgcctggggcTGGAACTGTCAAGATGCCGGGCTAAACCCCCTGGAAGGGCCTGCAGCAATCCCTCCTTCCTTCGGTTTCAACTGGACTTCTATCAGGTCTACTTCCTGGCCCTGGCAGCTGATTGGCTCCAGGCCCCCTACCTCTATAAACTCTACCAGCATTACTACTTCCTGGAAGGTCAAATTGCCATCCTCTATGTCTGTGGCCTTGCCTCTACAGTCCTCTTTGGCCTAGTGGCCTCCTCCCTTGTGGATTGGCTGGGTCGCAAGAATTCTTGTGTCCTTTTCTCCCTGACTTACTCACTATGCTGCTTAACCAAACTCTCTCAAGACTACTTTGTGCTGCTAGTGGGGCGAGCACTTGGTGGGCTGTCCACAGCCCTGCTCTTCTCAGCCTTCGAGGCCTGGTATATCCATGAGCACGTGGAACGGCATGACTTCCCTGCTGAGTGGATCCCAGCTACCTTTGCTCGAGCTGCCTTCTGGAACCATGTGCTGGCTGTAGTGGCAGGTGTGGCAGCTGAGGCTGTAGCCAGCTGGATAGGGCTGGGGCCTGTAGCGCCGTTTGTGGCTGCCATCCCTCTCCTGGCTCTGGCAGGGGCCTTGGCCCTTCGAAACTGGGGGGAGAACTATGACCGGCAGCGTGCCTTCTCAAGGACCTGTGCTGGAGGCCTGCGCTGCCTCCTGTCGGACCGCCGCGTGCTGCTGTTGGGCACCATACAAGCTCTATTTGAGAGTGTCATCTTCATCTTTGTCTTCCTCTGGACACCTGTGCTGGACCCACACGGGGCCCCTCTGGGCATTATCTTCTCCAGCTTCATGGCAGCCAGCCTGCTTGGCTCTTCCCTGTACCGTATCGCCACCTCCAAGAGGTACCACCTTCAGCCCATGCACCTGCTGTCCCTTGCTGTGCTCATCGTCGTCTTCTCTCTCTTCATGTTGACTTTCTCTACCAGCCCAGGCCAGGAGAGTCCAGTGGAGTCCTTCATAGCCTTTCTACTTATTGAGTTGGCTTGTGGATTATACTTTCCCAGCATGAGCTTCCTACGGAGAAAGGTGATCCCTGAGACAGAGCAGGCTGGTGTACTCAACTGGTTCCGGGTACCTCTGCACTTACTGGCTTGCCTAGGGCTCCTTGTCCTCCATGACAGTGATCGAAAAACAGGCACTCGGAATATGTTCAGCATTTGCTCTGCTGTCATGGTGATGGCTCTGCTGGCAGTGGTGGGACTCTTCACCGTGGTAAGGCATGATGCTGAGCTGCGGGTACCTTCACCTACTGAGGAGCCCTATGCCCCTGAGCTGTAA
- the MFSD5 gene encoding molybdate-anion transporter isoform X1 encodes MEVTAVGEEANQGDRLGFGQRCCSLGSSNPWLYRTAGIFPEHCTEEKKIGPYFRVAPQASKSQRSRCHGRAASEARPGEATAASYGRPFPTHPRRQEFRARVVRGPTMLVTAYLAFVGLLASCLGLELSRCRAKPPGRACSNPSFLRFQLDFYQVYFLALAADWLQAPYLYKLYQHYYFLEGQIAILYVCGLASTVLFGLVASSLVDWLGRKNSCVLFSLTYSLCCLTKLSQDYFVLLVGRALGGLSTALLFSAFEAWYIHEHVERHDFPAEWIPATFARAAFWNHVLAVVAGVAAEAVASWIGLGPVAPFVAAIPLLALAGALALRNWGENYDRQRAFSRTCAGGLRCLLSDRRVLLLGTIQALFESVIFIFVFLWTPVLDPHGAPLGIIFSSFMAASLLGSSLYRIATSKRYHLQPMHLLSLAVLIVVFSLFMLTFSTSPGQESPVESFIAFLLIELACGLYFPSMSFLRRKVIPETEQAGVLNWFRVPLHLLACLGLLVLHDSDRKTGTRNMFSICSAVMVMALLAVVGLFTVVRHDAELRVPSPTEEPYAPEL; translated from the exons ATGGAGGTCACTGCAGTGGGAGAGGAGGCAAACCAAGGAGACCGTCTCGGCTTCGGGCAGCGGTGCTGTTCCTTAGGAAGCTCCAACCCTTGGCTCTACCGGACTGCGGGCATCTTTCCCGAGCACTGCacggaagaaaagaaaattggccCTTATTTCAGGGTGGCCCCTCAGGCATCCAAGAGCCAGAGGAGCAGGTGTCACGGGAGGGCAGCGAGCGAGGCCAGGCCAGGAGAAGCAACCGCAGCCTCCTATGGTCGCCCCTTCCCGACCCACCCCAGGCGTCAGGAGTTCCGCGCCCGC GTCGTCCGGGGGCCCACCATGCTGGTGACTGCCTACCTTGCTTTTGTAGGcctcctggcctcctgcctggggcTGGAACTGTCAAGATGCCGGGCTAAACCCCCTGGAAGGGCCTGCAGCAATCCCTCCTTCCTTCGGTTTCAACTGGACTTCTATCAGGTCTACTTCCTGGCCCTGGCAGCTGATTGGCTCCAGGCCCCCTACCTCTATAAACTCTACCAGCATTACTACTTCCTGGAAGGTCAAATTGCCATCCTCTATGTCTGTGGCCTTGCCTCTACAGTCCTCTTTGGCCTAGTGGCCTCCTCCCTTGTGGATTGGCTGGGTCGCAAGAATTCTTGTGTCCTTTTCTCCCTGACTTACTCACTATGCTGCTTAACCAAACTCTCTCAAGACTACTTTGTGCTGCTAGTGGGGCGAGCACTTGGTGGGCTGTCCACAGCCCTGCTCTTCTCAGCCTTCGAGGCCTGGTATATCCATGAGCACGTGGAACGGCATGACTTCCCTGCTGAGTGGATCCCAGCTACCTTTGCTCGAGCTGCCTTCTGGAACCATGTGCTGGCTGTAGTGGCAGGTGTGGCAGCTGAGGCTGTAGCCAGCTGGATAGGGCTGGGGCCTGTAGCGCCGTTTGTGGCTGCCATCCCTCTCCTGGCTCTGGCAGGGGCCTTGGCCCTTCGAAACTGGGGGGAGAACTATGACCGGCAGCGTGCCTTCTCAAGGACCTGTGCTGGAGGCCTGCGCTGCCTCCTGTCGGACCGCCGCGTGCTGCTGTTGGGCACCATACAAGCTCTATTTGAGAGTGTCATCTTCATCTTTGTCTTCCTCTGGACACCTGTGCTGGACCCACACGGGGCCCCTCTGGGCATTATCTTCTCCAGCTTCATGGCAGCCAGCCTGCTTGGCTCTTCCCTGTACCGTATCGCCACCTCCAAGAGGTACCACCTTCAGCCCATGCACCTGCTGTCCCTTGCTGTGCTCATCGTCGTCTTCTCTCTCTTCATGTTGACTTTCTCTACCAGCCCAGGCCAGGAGAGTCCAGTGGAGTCCTTCATAGCCTTTCTACTTATTGAGTTGGCTTGTGGATTATACTTTCCCAGCATGAGCTTCCTACGGAGAAAGGTGATCCCTGAGACAGAGCAGGCTGGTGTACTCAACTGGTTCCGGGTACCTCTGCACTTACTGGCTTGCCTAGGGCTCCTTGTCCTCCATGACAGTGATCGAAAAACAGGCACTCGGAATATGTTCAGCATTTGCTCTGCTGTCATGGTGATGGCTCTGCTGGCAGTGGTGGGACTCTTCACCGTGGTAAGGCATGATGCTGAGCTGCGGGTACCTTCACCTACTGAGGAGCCCTATGCCCCTGAGCTGTAA